The sequence below is a genomic window from Candidatus Alcyoniella australis.
TCTGGTTGCGGCTGCTCACGCTTCCGGGCAAGGCGAAGGAGGAAGTCGGCTGATGCATCGGCCGCGGATGATACATCGCGCCTGTCCATTGTGCGGCTGCGAAGGGGGCGTTCCGACCCTCGAGGCGACGGATCTGCTGCAACCGGATGGACCAGGGTATCGCGTGGTGCGCTGCGCGGTCTGCGGGCTGATGCGCACCGATCCGCAAGTTGCGCCCGAGGACCGTGAACTGATCTACGGCCCGGACTACGCACCCCACGAGCAGCCGCCGCTACGGCTGGACACGATGAATCCCCTGGGTGCACGGCTGCGTCGCATCGATTTCGAGCGCACGGTGCGCCACCGAAACGTGGCGGACGAGGGATTGCTGCTCAAGCTCGCGGCGCGAGCCTTCGGCCTGACACGCAGCGGCAGATTTCTGCGCTTCTGGTTTCCGGGGAAGGGCAGGAGGGTACTCGACGTGGGTTGCGGCACCGGCGGAATCGCCGCGCTGCTGGCCGCTGTGGGCTGGCAGGCCTGCGGAATCGAGATCAACGAACGCGCGGCGCAGCGCGCCCGGGAGCGCGGGCTCGATATCTGGTCCGGCGATTTCGCTGACCCGCAAGCTGCGTTGCCCGACAGCTGGCTTGAGCAACGTTTCGACCTGCTGATTTTCCACCATAGCCTGGAGCACATGGCCGATCCGTTGGCAGTGCTCAGCCGCGCACGCAGTCTGCTTAAACGCCACGGCGTGATCTACCTGGCCCTGCCCAACGCGGCCGGACCGCTGGCCCGGGCCTTCGGACCCCACTGGTATCCGCTGGACCTGCCGCGACACGTAGTGCATTTCACGCCCCAGACCTTGCGCCGCACACTGGAGGTCGCGGGGTTCGAGCCCACGCGTTGGCATCAGACCCTCAGCGCGCGCACCATCGAGCGCAGCCTTGAGGCGGCGCGCGACCGTAGGCGACCCTCGACGTTGCTGCGGCTGCTCCAGCGGCTGAGCGCACGACCGCGGGCGCTCAGGGCGCTGACGCGGATCAGCGGAGCGCTGGGCCTGGGCGACAGCATGCACTGCTACGCGTGCATCGTGCACAGGCCCGACGAAGTGCAGGAGCAAGGCTCGGTCTACGAGCACAAGGGCGCCTACCACTGGCGCGAGACCGGCGACGATCCACGGACCTACAACGCCTTTCTCGCTGCGCGCTATCAGGCGATCGTGCGTCGGGCGCAGCAAATTGCGCCCGCGCTGTGCGTGGACGCGGGTTGCGGCGATGGCCGACTGAGCTCGATGCTCGCCGCGGCCGGACACAACGTGGTGGCGGCGGACGTGGACCAGGCCGGGCTCAAGATCGCGGCACAGCGCGAGATGCGGGCGACTTTCATCCGTGCCGACGCCGCGCGGCTGCCGATCCGCTCAAACGCGGCCGGGCTGCTGACTTCGGCCGATGTGCTCGAGCACCTGCCCGACGGAGCGGCGTTGCTCGACGAACTGCAACGGGTCTGCGCGCCCGCGGGCACGCTGCTGCTTTCGACTCCCAACCGTCAGGCCGCGGGACCGGCCGATCTGCGCCACGTGCGCGAGTGGACCGACGACGAGTTGCGCTACGATCTGCGCGAGCGTTTTCAGCGTGTGAGCATCGAGGTGCTGCACCCCGCGCGCTGGCATCGTGTCTATCGCGCGCGGATGCTGGGTCGCGAGCTGCTGCGCGTGCCGCTGAACCTGCTGGCCCTGCGGTTGAACATCAATCCCTTTCTGCGGACCCCGGCCGACAGGCGCGATGGTTTGCAGCTCGTGGCGCGTTGCAACACGCCGCGAGTGGGTAGAATAGGGCGATGAAGACCAAGCGCCTGACCGAAGCGATCGACCGCGCGGTGCTCGACCCGCTGATGGCGCTGGTGCGCTGGGTCCAGGACGCATTGCCCAAACAGTTGTTCGAGATCATCGTGGCGCTGATCGTCGGCTACGTAGTCGCCCGGCTGATGCTGCGCAACGTGATGTTCGGCGTCGGGCTGATCACCGCCATGATCTGCATGCTGCTGCTGCTGCGGCGGCCGTACTGGGTGGTCTACGGAGCGCTGGCCTTTATCCCGCTGCACTGGATGCGACTGCTGGGCGACCGCGTGCGGATCGTCTCGTTCCTGAGCCTGGTGGCCTTTCTCTACTACCTGTTCTCGAGCATGATCGAGCGCCGCAAAATCAACGAGCGCATCTTCTGGCTCTACCTGGGCTTCATGTTCATGGCCCTGATCAGCATCGCAGACAGCGGACAGTGGCACATCGGCTACCACTATCTGCGGATGTACATCTTTGCCTTGATGTTCGCCTTCGCCGCAATTATGTGCATCGACGATGTCTCCAAACTGCGCACCGCGGTGAAGATCCTCGTGGCCTGGGGCATCGCCGAGTCGCTGCTGGGAGTATTGCAGAGCTTGGTGTCGGTCAAATTTTTCCCATCGTATTACTTCGGCGTGTTCGGCATGGGCGTGGTCAAGGCCTACGCCGTACAGGGGATTTTCCGCGCCTCGGGGACCTTCGAGTCCGGTCCGCGATACGCGATGTTCGTGATGCTGCCCATGGCCCTGGCGCTGTGCTACTTCTACAGCCAGGCCATGCAGCGCCGCGGGATGTGGCTGCTGGTGTTGTCTCTACACGCGCTGGCGATTTTGGTCAGCTTTACCCGCGCGGCCTACGGCATGGTCTTCCTGCTGTTCCTGATCTACTTCCTTACCGAGCGCCGTCGAGAGTTGGCCTATAAGGCGATCTTTTATACCTTGAGCATAGGTCTGCTGTTCTCCTTCGTGTTGGTGCTGCTGATTCCCGAACAGATCAACGATGCAGTCGAGGCGCGGATGCGCTTCGAGACCGGCGGTACCTATAAGGACCGGATCTACTTCGGCTACAACGGCTTCATGGCGTTTCTCGAGAACCCGCTGCTGGGCATCGGTCCGGGGATGTACAACGGCCGCAGCTGGGAGTTCATGCAACGCTTCGTCGTGCCCTGGGAGTCGG
It includes:
- a CDS encoding methyltransferase domain-containing protein, whose protein sequence is MHRPRMIHRACPLCGCEGGVPTLEATDLLQPDGPGYRVVRCAVCGLMRTDPQVAPEDRELIYGPDYAPHEQPPLRLDTMNPLGARLRRIDFERTVRHRNVADEGLLLKLAARAFGLTRSGRFLRFWFPGKGRRVLDVGCGTGGIAALLAAVGWQACGIEINERAAQRARERGLDIWSGDFADPQAALPDSWLEQRFDLLIFHHSLEHMADPLAVLSRARSLLKRHGVIYLALPNAAGPLARAFGPHWYPLDLPRHVVHFTPQTLRRTLEVAGFEPTRWHQTLSARTIERSLEAARDRRRPSTLLRLLQRLSARPRALRALTRISGALGLGDSMHCYACIVHRPDEVQEQGSVYEHKGAYHWRETGDDPRTYNAFLAARYQAIVRRAQQIAPALCVDAGCGDGRLSSMLAAAGHNVVAADVDQAGLKIAAQREMRATFIRADAARLPIRSNAAGLLTSADVLEHLPDGAALLDELQRVCAPAGTLLLSTPNRQAAGPADLRHVREWTDDELRYDLRERFQRVSIEVLHPARWHRVYRARMLGRELLRVPLNLLALRLNINPFLRTPADRRDGLQLVARCNTPRVGRIGR
- a CDS encoding O-antigen ligase family protein; the protein is MKTKRLTEAIDRAVLDPLMALVRWVQDALPKQLFEIIVALIVGYVVARLMLRNVMFGVGLITAMICMLLLLRRPYWVVYGALAFIPLHWMRLLGDRVRIVSFLSLVAFLYYLFSSMIERRKINERIFWLYLGFMFMALISIADSGQWHIGYHYLRMYIFALMFAFAAIMCIDDVSKLRTAVKILVAWGIAESLLGVLQSLVSVKFFPSYYFGVFGMGVVKAYAVQGIFRASGTFESGPRYAMFVMLPMALALCYFYSQAMQRRGMWLLVLSLHALAILVSFTRAAYGMVFLLFLIYFLTERRRELAYKAIFYTLSIGLLFSFVLVLLIPEQINDAVEARMRFETGGTYKDRIYFGYNGFMAFLENPLLGIGPGMYNGRSWEFMQRFVVPWESVRWEVGALEMPQNVAVHNAYIRIMAENGILGIVFYALIFLVSFRDLFKVIRSEADPWMIATARGVMIYLTIMLPYWFFHEYIVDEAYVAILPIVLATILRRVNDRLIAARSPDG